The following are encoded together in the Saccharospirillaceae bacterium genome:
- the rpsA gene encoding 30S ribosomal protein S1 gives MSESFAELFEESLKELDMQPGSIVTGTVVDIDSDWVTVNSGLKSEAVIPRSQFLNEKGELEVAIGDETQVSLEAVEDGFGETKLSREKAKRAESWKELEKAFEADELVTGIINGKVKGGFTVDLKNIRAFLPGSLVDVRPVRDTLHLEGKELEFKVIKLDAKRNNVVVSRRAVLEAANSQEREELLANLQEGQSVKGIVKNLTDYGAFVDLGGVDGLLHITDMAWKRIKHPSEIVAVGDEIDVKVLKFDRERNRVSLGLKQLGDDPWVNINERYPENARVKARVTNLTDYGCFAELEEGVEGLVHVSEMDWTNKNIHPSKVVQLGDEVEVMVLDIDEERRRISLGIKQCTMNPWEEFGTKFNKGDKISGKIKSITDFGIFIGLDGGIDGLVHLSDISWNDNGEDAVRNYKKGDELETVILSIDPERERISLGVKQLESDPFSEFVAENDKGALVTGKVVAVDAKAATVELAEGVEAVLKASDISRDRVEDARNVLNEGDAVEAVITVVDRKNRTLALSVKAKDDAADKAALKEQRAKADAEVAGPTTIGDLIKEQLNK, from the coding sequence ATGAGCGAAAGCTTTGCTGAACTATTTGAAGAATCCTTAAAAGAACTGGATATGCAGCCTGGTTCTATTGTTACCGGTACTGTTGTTGATATCGACAGCGACTGGGTAACAGTAAACTCTGGCCTGAAGTCTGAAGCGGTTATCCCTCGCAGCCAGTTCCTGAACGAAAAAGGCGAGTTAGAAGTTGCTATTGGCGACGAAACTCAGGTTTCTCTGGAAGCAGTTGAAGACGGCTTCGGTGAGACCAAACTGTCTCGTGAAAAAGCTAAGCGTGCTGAAAGCTGGAAAGAGCTGGAAAAAGCTTTCGAAGCTGATGAGCTGGTTACCGGTATCATCAATGGTAAGGTTAAAGGTGGTTTCACCGTTGACCTGAAAAACATCCGTGCATTCCTGCCTGGTTCTCTGGTTGACGTACGTCCGGTACGCGACACTCTGCACCTGGAAGGCAAAGAGCTGGAATTCAAAGTTATCAAGCTGGACGCCAAGCGTAACAACGTGGTTGTTTCTCGTCGTGCTGTTCTTGAAGCTGCTAACTCTCAAGAGCGTGAAGAGCTGCTGGCTAACCTGCAAGAAGGTCAGTCTGTTAAGGGTATCGTTAAGAACCTGACCGACTACGGTGCATTCGTAGATCTGGGCGGTGTTGACGGCCTGCTGCACATCACTGACATGGCTTGGAAGCGTATCAAGCACCCAAGCGAAATCGTTGCTGTTGGTGACGAGATCGACGTTAAAGTTCTGAAGTTCGACCGTGAGCGCAACCGCGTATCTCTGGGTCTGAAGCAACTGGGTGATGATCCATGGGTTAACATCAATGAGCGTTATCCAGAAAACGCACGTGTTAAAGCGCGCGTGACTAACCTGACTGACTACGGCTGTTTCGCTGAGCTGGAAGAAGGTGTTGAAGGTCTGGTTCACGTTTCTGAAATGGATTGGACTAACAAGAACATTCACCCAAGCAAAGTTGTTCAACTGGGCGACGAAGTAGAAGTGATGGTTCTGGATATCGACGAAGAGCGTCGTCGTATCTCTCTGGGTATCAAGCAGTGCACCATGAACCCATGGGAAGAGTTCGGTACTAAGTTTAACAAAGGCGACAAGATCAGCGGCAAGATCAAGTCTATCACTGACTTCGGTATCTTCATCGGTCTGGACGGTGGTATCGACGGTCTGGTTCATTTGTCTGACATCTCCTGGAACGACAACGGCGAAGACGCTGTTCGTAACTACAAGAAAGGCGATGAGCTGGAAACTGTTATCCTGTCTATCGACCCTGAGCGTGAGCGTATCTCCCTGGGTGTTAAGCAGCTGGAAAGTGATCCATTCTCCGAGTTTGTTGCTGAGAACGACAAGGGTGCTCTGGTAACTGGTAAGGTTGTTGCTGTAGACGCTAAAGCCGCTACTGTTGAGCTGGCTGAAGGTGTTGAAGCGGTACTGAAGGCATCTGATATCAGTCGTGATCGTGTAGAAGATGCGCGTAACGTTCTGAACGAAGGCGATGCAGTTGAAGCCGTTATTACAGTTGTTGACCGTAAGAACCGTACTTTGGCTCTGTCTGTTAAGGCTAAAGACGATGCAGCTGATAAAGCAGCTCTGAAAGAGCAGCGTGCGAAAGCTGATGCTGAAGTAGCCGGTCCTACCACTATCGGTGATCTGATCAAGGAGCAGCTGAACAAGTAA
- the serC gene encoding 3-phosphoserine/phosphohydroxythreonine transaminase yields the protein MTRAFNFCAGPAALPTAVLERAQQEMADWHGKGLSIMEMSHRSKEFVSVAEKAERDLRDLMQIPDNYKVLFMQGGASSQFAMIPMNLLRGKPKADYINTGQWSKKAIAEAKRYCDVNVAATTEGNKFTSAPAQDELNLSADAAYVHYCPNETIGGVKFDYIPETGDVPLVADFSSAILSEEIDVSKFGMIYAGAQKNIGPAGLCVVIIREDLLGEAIDGTPTMFNYTVAADNGSMYNTPPSYSWYLAGLVFEWLKEQGGVAAMAEINQRKAQKLYDYIDGSGFYANPVAKNNRSIMNVPFTLKDDALDKTFLAETESAGLLNLAGHRSVGGMRASIYNAVPEAGVDALIEFMAEFAAKNS from the coding sequence TCCATTATGGAAATGAGCCACCGTAGCAAAGAGTTTGTTTCTGTTGCGGAAAAAGCCGAGCGGGATCTGCGCGACTTAATGCAGATTCCTGATAACTACAAAGTTCTGTTTATGCAGGGTGGTGCCAGCAGCCAGTTCGCGATGATTCCGATGAACCTGTTACGCGGCAAGCCGAAAGCTGACTACATCAATACTGGTCAATGGTCTAAAAAAGCGATTGCTGAAGCTAAGCGTTATTGTGACGTGAATGTCGCCGCAACGACAGAAGGTAATAAATTTACTTCTGCACCAGCACAGGATGAACTGAACTTATCCGCTGATGCGGCTTATGTTCATTACTGCCCGAATGAGACCATTGGTGGTGTGAAGTTCGATTACATTCCGGAAACTGGCGACGTGCCGCTGGTGGCAGATTTCTCTTCAGCGATTCTGTCAGAAGAAATTGATGTTTCTAAGTTCGGCATGATTTACGCCGGTGCTCAGAAAAATATCGGCCCTGCTGGTCTGTGTGTCGTCATTATTCGTGAAGACTTACTGGGCGAAGCGATTGACGGTACGCCAACCATGTTTAATTACACGGTTGCTGCGGATAATGGCTCTATGTACAACACGCCACCAAGCTACAGCTGGTATCTGGCGGGGCTGGTGTTTGAATGGTTAAAAGAGCAGGGTGGCGTTGCTGCTATGGCAGAAATTAATCAGCGCAAAGCCCAGAAACTGTACGATTATATTGATGGTAGTGGTTTTTACGCTAACCCGGTTGCTAAAAACAATCGCTCGATCATGAATGTGCCTTTCACGCTGAAAGATGATGCGCTGGATAAAACCTTCCTGGCAGAGACTGAATCAGCAGGTTTATTAAATCTGGCAGGTCACCGCAGTGTGGGCGGTATGCGTGCAAGCATTTATAACGCAGTGCCGGAAGCGGGCGTGGATGCGTTAATTGAATTTATGGCTGAGTTTGCGGCTAAAAATTCGTAG
- the cmk gene encoding (d)CMP kinase — MAVVNPDAPVITVDGPSGAGKGTVCARLAQALNWQLLDSGALYRITGLASDRKGLALDDEDAISEVAANLDVRFEPTPVGVKVILEGDDVTDQIRTEEVGSLASQVAALPEVRSALLQRQRDFQTLPGVIADGRDMGTVVFPLARVKVFLTASAEERGQRRYKQLTEKGFDASLPALIEDIRARDERDSNRAVAPLKPADDATVIDSTSMTIEEVCNQVLDLVNKSGLA, encoded by the coding sequence ATGGCTGTTGTTAATCCAGATGCTCCGGTAATCACAGTTGATGGCCCGTCAGGTGCTGGTAAAGGCACCGTTTGCGCTCGTTTAGCTCAGGCGCTGAATTGGCAGTTGTTAGACAGCGGTGCTTTGTATCGCATTACCGGCTTGGCGTCGGATCGTAAAGGCCTTGCGCTGGATGACGAAGATGCCATCTCGGAAGTGGCTGCCAATCTGGATGTGCGCTTCGAGCCGACTCCGGTAGGTGTCAAAGTGATTCTGGAAGGTGATGATGTGACTGATCAGATCCGTACCGAAGAGGTAGGTAGTCTGGCGTCTCAGGTAGCTGCTTTGCCAGAAGTTCGTTCGGCGTTATTGCAGCGTCAGCGTGACTTTCAAACGTTACCGGGCGTGATTGCCGACGGCCGGGATATGGGGACCGTGGTATTTCCTCTGGCTCGGGTCAAAGTGTTCCTCACGGCAAGCGCTGAAGAGCGTGGTCAGCGCCGCTATAAACAGTTGACTGAAAAAGGCTTTGATGCTAGTTTGCCCGCCCTTATCGAAGACATACGTGCCCGGGATGAGCGAGACAGCAACCGTGCTGTGGCTCCCCTGAAGCCTGCCGACGATGCCACTGTTATTGACAGCACTTCTATGACCATTGAAGAAGTCTGCAATCAGGTGCTGGATCTGGTGAATAAATCCGGATTGGCCTGA
- the pheA gene encoding prephenate dehydratase: protein MSEAQELEVLRNKIDSLDKEIHKLINERARCAQEVAEVKQKYAAPGEHVVFYRPEREAQVLRKVMDRNEGPLADESMARLFREIMSQCLALEEPLNVAYLGPEGTFTQQAAVKHFGHAVQCTGQVSIADVFREVESGNANYGVVPVENSTEGVVTHTLDTFVHSNLNICGEVALRIHHHLLVKESETESEIKKIYSHAQSLGQCRLWLDQNYPNVERIPVNSNAEAAKRAAQEPGAAAIASEAASELYDLVMKNAKIEDRPDNTTRFLIIGPQKTMTSGEDKTSILVSSRNQPGALYEVLEPFHQAGISMTRIESRPSESGTWNYVFFIDFEGHADDAHIAPVLENLRNISVDFKCLGSYPKAVL from the coding sequence ATGAGCGAAGCACAGGAACTTGAGGTTTTACGCAATAAAATCGATAGCCTGGATAAAGAAATCCATAAGCTGATTAATGAGCGCGCACGCTGTGCTCAGGAAGTCGCCGAGGTAAAACAAAAATACGCAGCTCCGGGTGAGCACGTGGTGTTTTACCGTCCTGAGCGTGAAGCTCAGGTGTTGCGTAAAGTCATGGATCGTAATGAGGGTCCGTTGGCTGATGAGTCTATGGCGCGCTTATTCCGCGAGATCATGTCTCAGTGCCTGGCATTAGAAGAGCCTTTAAACGTAGCGTATTTAGGCCCGGAAGGTACCTTTACTCAGCAAGCGGCAGTGAAGCACTTTGGTCATGCTGTTCAATGTACCGGTCAGGTTTCTATTGCTGATGTGTTTCGTGAAGTAGAAAGCGGCAATGCGAATTACGGCGTTGTTCCGGTGGAGAATTCGACCGAAGGTGTTGTAACTCATACGCTGGATACCTTTGTTCATTCCAATCTGAACATCTGCGGCGAAGTTGCTCTGCGCATTCATCACCATTTGCTGGTTAAAGAAAGCGAAACAGAAAGTGAGATTAAAAAGATTTATTCTCACGCTCAGTCTCTGGGGCAGTGTCGATTGTGGCTGGATCAGAACTATCCGAATGTAGAGCGTATTCCGGTGAACTCCAATGCCGAAGCGGCTAAGCGCGCAGCACAAGAGCCGGGTGCAGCTGCTATTGCTTCAGAAGCTGCGTCGGAGCTGTACGATCTGGTAATGAAAAATGCCAAGATTGAAGATCGTCCCGACAATACCACACGCTTCCTGATTATTGGTCCACAAAAGACCATGACTTCCGGTGAAGACAAAACCTCTATTCTGGTATCCAGCCGTAATCAGCCGGGTGCGTTATACGAGGTGCTGGAGCCGTTCCATCAGGCGGGCATCAGTATGACGCGTATTGAGAGTCGTCCTTCTGAATCTGGTACCTGGAATTACGTATTTTTTATTGATTTTGAAGGTCATGCAGACGACGCGCATATCGCACCGGTATTGGAAAATCTGCGCAATATCTCTGTTGATTTTAAATGTCTGGGTTCTTACCCAAAAGCGGTGCTTTAA
- the pyrF gene encoding orotidine-5'-phosphate decarboxylase codes for MTTLSPVVVALDYPNQDLAIKMAQQLDPAQCRVKVGKELYTASGPVILEKLHALGFDVFLDLKFHDIPNTCAKAVGAAADLGVWMVNVHASGGRRMMEAARNELDKKSHQPLLIGVTVLTSMEQNDLAEIGLNLDPQEQVRRLALLTQNSGLDGVVCSAQEVELIRNNCSPEFLTVTPGIRPAGSDQGDQRRVLTPQQALAAGVNYMVIGRPITGEKEPYLACNNILADMVKI; via the coding sequence ATGACTACTTTGTCACCAGTTGTAGTAGCACTGGATTACCCGAATCAGGATTTGGCGATAAAAATGGCTCAGCAACTTGATCCGGCCCAATGTCGGGTGAAAGTTGGCAAAGAGCTGTATACCGCCTCGGGCCCGGTTATCTTAGAAAAACTGCATGCATTGGGCTTTGATGTATTCCTGGATCTGAAGTTTCACGATATTCCAAATACATGTGCCAAAGCCGTTGGTGCTGCCGCTGATCTTGGTGTTTGGATGGTGAACGTTCATGCGTCAGGTGGTCGCCGTATGATGGAAGCTGCGCGTAACGAATTAGATAAAAAATCGCATCAGCCTTTGTTGATAGGTGTGACTGTTCTGACCTCAATGGAACAGAATGATCTTGCTGAAATTGGCTTAAACCTGGATCCTCAAGAGCAGGTTCGCCGTTTGGCACTACTGACTCAGAATTCAGGCCTGGATGGTGTTGTTTGTTCGGCACAGGAAGTTGAGTTAATTCGTAATAATTGCAGTCCTGAGTTTTTGACAGTGACTCCAGGGATTCGCCCGGCAGGCTCAGATCAAGGTGATCAGCGTCGTGTCTTGACTCCGCAGCAAGCGCTAGCTGCTGGTGTGAATTATATGGTGATTGGCAGACCGATTACTGGGGAAAAAGAACCATATTTGGCTTGTAATAATATTCTTGCCGATATGGTGAAAATATAA
- the hisC gene encoding histidinol-phosphate transaminase: MTTDYKSQAVEGVQSLRPYQPGKPIDELARELGLNERDIVKLASNENPVGPSPKALAAIQGELEELTRYPDGAGFELKNVLCKKLNIQPEQITLGNGSSDILDFITRVFVNDGDNIVVSQHAFAIYGLVAKMVGAETIAAPAKNFAHDLDAMLAAINDKTRIVFVTNPNNPTGTWIKKDELIAFLDKVPERVLVLLDEAYFEYVDEADYPNGMALLPQYSNLVVTRTFSKAYGLASMRVGYGVSSPEIADLLNRVRPPFNVNSFALAAAKATLLDDEYVAESIAVNNDGMAYLEGEFNRLGLDFIQSVGNFICVKMPLGVDPMAVNDGLLRQGVIIRPVANYEMPEHLRVSIGIAKENQAFIAALENVLAQVKAEQVNA, translated from the coding sequence ATGACTACAGATTACAAGAGCCAGGCGGTTGAAGGTGTTCAGAGTTTGCGCCCGTATCAGCCAGGTAAGCCAATTGATGAACTGGCGCGCGAGCTTGGTTTAAACGAGAGAGACATCGTTAAGCTGGCCAGTAACGAAAATCCGGTCGGTCCAAGTCCCAAAGCGCTGGCGGCAATTCAGGGTGAGCTGGAAGAGTTGACCCGTTACCCGGATGGTGCAGGATTCGAACTAAAGAACGTTCTGTGTAAAAAACTGAATATCCAGCCAGAGCAAATCACGTTGGGTAATGGTTCGTCCGATATTTTAGATTTTATCACCCGTGTGTTTGTGAATGATGGCGACAATATTGTTGTTTCTCAGCACGCGTTTGCGATTTATGGTCTGGTGGCAAAAATGGTGGGGGCGGAAACCATTGCTGCACCAGCGAAGAATTTTGCTCACGATCTGGACGCTATGCTGGCGGCTATTAACGATAAAACCCGTATCGTGTTTGTGACCAACCCGAATAACCCCACTGGCACCTGGATCAAAAAGGACGAGCTGATTGCGTTCCTGGATAAAGTACCTGAGCGTGTTCTGGTGTTGTTGGATGAAGCATACTTCGAGTACGTTGATGAAGCAGACTATCCGAATGGCATGGCGCTGTTGCCGCAGTACTCAAATCTGGTGGTAACTCGCACTTTCTCTAAAGCTTATGGTCTGGCGTCGATGCGCGTTGGTTATGGTGTTTCCAGTCCGGAAATCGCAGATTTACTGAATCGTGTACGACCACCATTCAATGTCAATTCGTTTGCCCTGGCGGCTGCGAAGGCGACGTTGTTGGATGACGAATATGTGGCAGAGAGTATTGCTGTAAATAACGATGGCATGGCTTACCTGGAGGGCGAGTTTAACCGTTTAGGTCTCGACTTTATCCAATCGGTTGGTAATTTTATCTGCGTTAAAATGCCCTTAGGGGTTGATCCGATGGCGGTAAATGATGGCCTTTTACGCCAGGGTGTGATTATTCGTCCGGTAGCCAATTATGAAATGCCTGAGCACTTAAGGGTTTCTATTGGTATTGCAAAAGAAAACCAGGCATTCATCGCTGCATTAGAAAACGTGTTAGCTCAGGTGAAAGCCGAGCAGGTGAACGCTTGA
- the ihfB gene encoding integration host factor subunit beta: protein MTKSELIEKIVSRQPQLSSKDVELAVKTLLDHMSQTLSSGERIEIRGFGSFSLHYRAPRVGRNPKTGETVDLKGKFVPHFKPGKELRDQVNDSLVEEH from the coding sequence GTGACAAAATCTGAACTTATCGAAAAAATTGTGTCCAGGCAGCCTCAGTTATCATCTAAGGATGTAGAGCTGGCGGTGAAGACTTTGCTGGATCATATGTCTCAGACTTTGTCGTCTGGCGAGAGAATTGAGATTCGGGGTTTTGGTAGTTTTTCGCTGCATTATCGCGCTCCTCGTGTGGGACGAAACCCCAAGACAGGCGAGACGGTTGATCTGAAAGGAAAGTTTGTTCCGCATTTCAAGCCGGGAAAAGAACTCAGAGACCAGGTAAACGATAGCTTGGTTGAAGAGCATTAA
- a CDS encoding bifunctional prephenate dehydrogenase/3-phosphoshikimate 1-carboxyvinyltransferase, whose product MSITGSVTKVNPGFCINKIAVIGLGLIGCSWVKGLRMRGCVQQVSGYDRNLDSMQLAQEHGIIDSYDEDIQQVVRGADLVIVSVPILAIDSVLESIAPFIGENTVLTDVGSVKGSVAASASKIFGADFNRFVLGHPIAGSERSGVTAADEHLYLNHKVIITPESHTSHQALALVRNAWCVVGADVEYMAVEHHDEVLAATSHLPHLLAYSLVDTLANSHENKEIFNYAAGGFRDFTRIAASSPVMWRDIFSANKDQILKTLDLFQHDLKFLRQAIEDDDTTQVMGVLTRAKVARDHFSKILARRAYVEPMKATSITYRALPGKALSGSFRVPGDKSISHRSIMLGSLANGTTEVTGFLEGEDALATLQAFRDMGVVIEGPHRGRVTIHGVGLHGLQAPPNALYVGNSGTTIRLLSGLMAGQKFDVEMSGDESLSKRPMGRVANPLKEMGAVVETAENGRPPLVIKGSELVKGGSALKGIHYDLPMASAQVKSCVLLAGLYAEGETSVTEPAPTRDHTERMLKGFGYDVQVDGNTVTLKSGGELTATSIDVPSDISSAAFFMVAASIMPGSDITLEHVGINPTRIGVINILKAMGGNLEVLNEREVGGEPVADIRIQSAPLKGIHIPEDQVPLAIDEFPALFIAASCAEGETILTGAEELRVKESDRIQAMVDGLVALGVDAKGTEDGAVIQGFGSEGSFGGGDIVTHHDHRIAMSFAVASLRGSEAPINILDCANVATSFPNFVELANGAGMNLTVEEV is encoded by the coding sequence GTGTCGATTACCGGTTCAGTAACAAAGGTCAATCCAGGCTTTTGCATTAACAAAATCGCGGTGATTGGCCTGGGGTTGATTGGTTGTTCCTGGGTTAAAGGTCTGCGTATGCGCGGTTGCGTGCAGCAGGTCTCGGGTTATGACCGTAACCTGGACTCCATGCAGTTGGCGCAAGAGCACGGCATCATTGATTCCTACGATGAAGATATCCAGCAGGTTGTGCGTGGTGCTGATCTGGTGATTGTCTCTGTGCCTATTTTGGCGATTGATTCGGTTCTGGAATCCATTGCTCCGTTTATTGGTGAAAATACCGTGTTAACCGACGTAGGTTCGGTTAAAGGTTCGGTGGCTGCTTCAGCCTCGAAAATCTTTGGTGCTGATTTTAATCGTTTTGTCCTTGGCCATCCGATTGCAGGCTCCGAACGCAGTGGTGTGACTGCTGCGGATGAACATCTGTATCTCAACCACAAAGTTATTATTACACCGGAAAGTCATACGTCTCATCAGGCGCTGGCGTTAGTGCGCAATGCCTGGTGTGTGGTGGGTGCCGATGTCGAATACATGGCTGTGGAGCACCATGATGAGGTGTTGGCTGCTACCAGTCACTTACCGCATTTATTGGCATATTCGCTGGTTGATACGCTGGCGAACAGTCATGAAAATAAAGAAATTTTTAATTACGCGGCCGGCGGCTTTCGCGACTTTACCCGCATTGCAGCCAGTAGCCCGGTAATGTGGCGGGATATTTTTTCTGCCAACAAAGACCAGATTTTAAAGACGCTGGATTTATTTCAGCACGATCTCAAATTTTTGCGCCAGGCCATCGAGGACGATGATACCACCCAGGTTATGGGGGTTCTGACCCGGGCCAAGGTTGCGCGTGACCACTTCTCAAAAATACTCGCCCGCAGGGCCTATGTGGAACCTATGAAAGCGACATCTATCACTTACCGTGCCCTTCCGGGTAAGGCATTATCCGGCAGCTTTCGAGTGCCGGGGGATAAATCCATTTCTCACCGCTCAATCATGCTGGGCTCGCTGGCAAACGGCACGACCGAAGTGACTGGCTTCCTCGAAGGCGAAGATGCTTTGGCAACGTTACAGGCATTCCGTGATATGGGGGTAGTTATTGAGGGGCCGCATCGCGGTCGTGTGACTATTCATGGTGTTGGTTTGCATGGTCTGCAGGCGCCGCCCAATGCGTTGTATGTTGGTAACTCGGGTACCACCATTCGCTTGTTGTCGGGCTTGATGGCAGGTCAGAAGTTTGATGTTGAAATGAGTGGCGATGAATCGCTGTCCAAACGCCCAATGGGTCGTGTTGCCAATCCGTTAAAAGAAATGGGTGCTGTAGTTGAGACGGCTGAAAACGGTCGCCCGCCTCTGGTTATTAAAGGCAGTGAATTGGTTAAAGGTGGCTCTGCTCTGAAAGGCATTCATTACGATCTGCCAATGGCTAGTGCTCAGGTAAAAAGCTGCGTGCTGTTGGCGGGTTTGTATGCCGAAGGCGAAACCTCTGTGACTGAACCGGCACCAACCCGTGATCACACAGAGCGTATGTTAAAAGGCTTCGGCTATGACGTTCAGGTTGACGGTAATACGGTAACTCTGAAGTCAGGCGGTGAATTAACCGCGACCAGTATCGATGTACCGTCTGATATCTCCTCTGCCGCTTTCTTTATGGTTGCGGCGAGTATTATGCCAGGTTCTGATATTACTCTGGAGCACGTGGGCATTAACCCAACCCGTATTGGTGTGATCAATATTCTGAAAGCCATGGGTGGTAATCTGGAGGTATTGAATGAGCGCGAAGTGGGTGGCGAGCCGGTGGCGGATATCCGTATTCAGAGCGCTCCGCTAAAAGGTATTCATATTCCGGAAGATCAGGTACCGCTGGCGATTGATGAATTCCCGGCGTTGTTTATTGCAGCTTCCTGTGCGGAAGGGGAAACCATTCTGACTGGCGCTGAAGAATTACGCGTAAAAGAGAGCGATCGCATTCAGGCGATGGTCGATGGCTTGGTGGCGTTAGGTGTTGATGCGAAGGGCACTGAGGATGGTGCTGTCATTCAGGGCTTTGGTTCTGAAGGTAGCTTTGGTGGCGGAGATATCGTTACTCACCACGATCACCGTATTGCCATGAGTTTTGCTGTTGCCTCTCTGCGTGGTAGCGAGGCGCCGATCAATATTCTTGATTGCGCTAATGTCGCAACGTCTTTCCCGAACTTTGTTGAACTGGCTAATGGCGCTGGTATGAATCTGACTGTGGAAGAGGTGTAA
- a CDS encoding tetratricopeptide repeat protein, producing the protein MMDSALIYVLLLLGIAIGWTLGYRFARQAKKSTPDDWMPSVEDLLAQAGDVSLERLLNVSSLDDDSIDLFLKLGKTLREKGEVDRAIHLHQSLFARTDLSKTTLQTLELELAIDFSYAGLLDRAERLFSELLDAKGRVREKASSHLVELYEEEGEWQEIYDLYLNKKIHISPLLARRVSHAVCELAESAVIAGDFLEAQKLSRAALKIDSACARAFVVSGNMAFSQKEYHEAVRCYLRAVEIDSQALISILDPLVDSFKHVGDAGGLLNHLSRHWKETHYVPALVAKIDCLAEGQGPEVAIGSLLQELQNQPSNSGFFSLVEMVVRHKQQLDKSQLLILYDILRRIVENEPKFICKNCGFKAKEPHWRCPSCKNWATVASFVPTAQKAKLDI; encoded by the coding sequence ATGATGGATTCTGCACTGATTTATGTGCTGCTTTTATTGGGTATCGCCATTGGCTGGACGCTGGGGTACCGCTTCGCCAGGCAAGCGAAGAAATCGACTCCCGATGACTGGATGCCAAGTGTGGAAGATTTGCTGGCGCAGGCGGGTGATGTTTCGCTCGAGCGTCTCCTAAATGTCTCGAGTCTTGATGATGACTCTATTGACCTGTTTCTTAAGCTTGGCAAAACTCTGCGTGAGAAGGGTGAGGTTGACCGGGCTATCCATCTTCATCAGTCTTTGTTTGCCCGAACCGATCTTTCCAAAACAACTTTACAAACTCTTGAATTAGAACTCGCGATCGACTTTTCTTATGCAGGTTTACTTGATCGGGCTGAGCGCCTATTCAGCGAGCTATTAGATGCAAAGGGGCGCGTCAGAGAAAAAGCTTCCTCTCATTTGGTTGAATTGTATGAGGAGGAAGGTGAGTGGCAGGAAATATACGATCTCTATCTGAACAAAAAAATTCATATTTCTCCGTTGTTAGCCAGACGAGTATCTCACGCGGTCTGTGAGTTGGCGGAGTCTGCTGTTATTGCTGGTGACTTTCTTGAAGCGCAAAAACTCTCACGTGCTGCTTTAAAAATCGATAGCGCCTGTGCCAGGGCCTTTGTCGTGTCTGGGAATATGGCGTTCAGCCAGAAAGAATATCATGAGGCCGTTCGCTGTTATTTAAGAGCGGTAGAAATCGATTCTCAGGCATTGATATCGATCCTTGATCCTCTGGTGGATTCGTTCAAGCACGTCGGCGATGCCGGTGGTTTATTGAATCACTTATCTCGCCACTGGAAGGAAACTCATTACGTCCCGGCATTGGTGGCAAAAATAGACTGTCTGGCTGAAGGTCAGGGTCCGGAAGTGGCTATTGGCTCTCTTCTGCAGGAGCTACAAAATCAGCCCTCTAACTCGGGTTTTTTCTCGTTGGTCGAGATGGTTGTACGTCACAAACAGCAGCTTGATAAGTCGCAGTTGTTAATACTCTATGATATTCTCCGGCGCATTGTAGAAAATGAACCTAAGTTCATTTGTAAAAATTGTGGATTTAAAGCAAAAGAGCCTCATTGGCGGTGCCCGAGTTGTAAGAATTGGGCAACAGTGGCTTCTTTTGTACCAACGGCTCAAAAAGCGAAATTGGATATATGA
- a CDS encoding LapA family protein, producing MKQIRLVLSIAVFLAVLAYTLAFAAHNSSMISINFLAGLEVTMPMALWVGLFFSVGALLAWLITGVRDASQKMKLRKLQKELEESKRRLDRVS from the coding sequence ATGAAACAGATTAGGTTAGTGCTGAGTATTGCGGTGTTTCTTGCCGTATTGGCTTACACATTGGCTTTTGCTGCACACAACAGTTCAATGATCAGCATCAACTTTCTTGCAGGTCTGGAAGTCACCATGCCCATGGCTTTGTGGGTAGGTCTATTTTTTTCTGTCGGAGCGTTATTGGCCTGGTTGATTACAGGTGTTAGGGATGCATCGCAGAAAATGAAATTACGCAAGTTGCAAAAAGAGTTGGAAGAATCCAAGCGGCGTCTTGATCGGGTATCCTGA